A region of the Struthio camelus isolate bStrCam1 chromosome 11, bStrCam1.hap1, whole genome shotgun sequence genome:
GCAAAGCCGAGCAGGCGACAGCGGCTTCCTCCCGGAGCCTCATTCCCATCGCGCTCGCCTCTGCCCCGCTTCCCTGGGCACCGGCTCGGAGCTCCGGCGAGCGGTGCCTGCTCGCTGCCTttgcggcgggccggggccgcgctgccggatGCGCCAGCACCAGGAGGTGTGGGAGGGACGGGGCAGGATCTGTGCCGCGGGGAAGGGGTGTGAATGCGCTGCGGGCTGGACTTTGCGAAGATGCTGAGCGGGGAgtgtttgcgggggggggggcggggggcggttgTGCCTTGTTGCAAAGGGATGCGGGGCTGCACCGCCGCGCTGTGCCCCCTTCCCACccggcgtgtgtgtgtgtgcggtgcgTGTGTAGTGTGTGTGCGCGCCAGGGTCCCTCCTCCGCTTCCCCCGCCTGGAGGCGGAGGGCGTCGGGGCGCCCACGGCAGAGGGGAGCCGGCACCAGCCGAGCCGGCTCCGGCCATCGTGTTGCGGCAAAAAATTGCGGTAGTGTGTGCGCTCCTGGCCGGGCTCGCCGACCCGCCGCCAGCGCGGCGCAGTGCGCCGGGGTCCCGCGGCGGAGCAGGGGCCGGAGCGCGGGCGAGGCGGGCGCCGGGGCGAGATggagcggcggggggcggctgcagcggggcgtcgggctgccccgcgccggggagCCGCAGCGGCTGCTCTGCTCCCCCGCGCTGCCCGCTGCCTCCTCGACCCCTTCcgccccccttcccctctcccttccgtGCCTCTTCCCAgcgcctccctccttccctctcgtcctcctgtcctcccttccttcctcccttgcccTCCTTCCCAGGTCCCCCGGCTCATCCTCCCCTCCTCGCGGCTCCCTCCAGCCCGATTCGCCTCCTTCCAGCTGGCTCCAGCTTCCTGCACTTGCATCCCGGCTCCCTCCTTCCAACTCGGTTGCTTCCCACAATATGAAAGGAAAGGGGCAAGTTGGGAAGCGGGGGAATGGGGAAGGTGGGTGGAAGCAACTGATTATTGACTGGCttgttgaggggaaaaaacaggctGTAACTCGGAGGAAATCCTGTGGCTTCAGTTTTTCTGAGTGAAAAATGGCAGCTCAGCTGGCCTGGCTGTGTGCGAAGGGCTCTTGAAAGCCACCTCTGTATCAGTGCAAGGATGAGAGCAAATTATATaagcttctcttttttaaaaaaaaaaaaagttgttcttctCAGGTTTCAGTAGTGTCAGGCGGGTGAATTGTGACTTTGTTTCGCCCTGTAAGTCAGGGTGTTGTTGTTATTCCTAGGGATGGGACTGTATGCCTGTGCATGCTTCTTCCACATCTGTGTGCCTCCATTGGTTCCCTAGAGCTGATCGTCTCAATTTATGGATAGGTCATTGTATCTCTGTGATCAATTTACCACATATTTACTTAAACTAGATAAAATAAGTGACAAAAAACGTGCGTGCATGCCTATGTATCCCTTGAGTGAATCTCAATATTAACGTAGTGGTAGCTGTATGCGTCGATGCTATAGATAAATATACATTGAATGTGGGCACTGCTTTTTGTGCCAGCAGCTTCATCCTTTCTATATTGTGCTATCCCAACTCAGATTTTTGGGCATGCATAACGTCAGCCTTTTTGTTTAACATTCCTGAAATGCACGGCAACATGTGAGCAGTGCAGGACTGAGGAGAGTAAATGTGCGTAAAATTGTAGTCTCCTTTGGTTACTTTACTTTGTTAGTTATGCATGTTTGACGTGTGTGAGAAGGAGAAATATATTTGATAGACCTTACAAAGTTATTTGTGTTTGTCTACAGAGATCTGCATTCCATATTTGAAATTCTAGCTCCCGTGTATTTGTTTGGGTTGCTAAAACCCTTCATGTTGTTTGAAATTCAGTGCTTGTAGTTTATCTATAATCCTTGGCAGGTACAGTAGCTCAGTGGAGTACAGTTTTTAACCCAAAGACTTTTTGGAACAATgacaactgaaaaacattttcttttttctttccttctttcttctttagatTCTTTATCTTTGTTCAGGAGCCTAAGGTTGCTTGCTGATCGCAAGAAGATGTTTCTGTGGCTCTTTCTGGTTCTGTCATCTCCAGTTTCTTCTACAACTGCAGATGCTGATATATCTGTGGAAATTTGCAATGTTTGCTCCTGTGTGTCAGTTGAGAATGTACTCTATGTCAACTGTGAGAAGGTTGCAGTCTACCGACCAAATCAGCTTAAACCACCGTGGTCTAATTTTTACCACCTCAACTTTCAAAACAACTTGCTAATTGTTCTATATCCAAATACCTTTCTTAATTTTACACATGCAGTGTCCTTGCAACTGGGTAATAATAAATTACAGAACATTGAGGGAGGAGCATTCCTGGGTCTTAGTGCATTAAAGCAGTTGCACTTGAATAACAATGAATTAAAGATTCTCCGAGCTGATACCTTCCTTGGCATAGAGAACTTGGAGTATCTCCAAGCTGACTACAATTTAATCAAGTTTATTGAACGGGGAGCCTTCAATAAGCTTCACAAGCTGAAAGTCCTCATCCTTAATGACAATCTGATTTCATTCCTTCCTGATAATATTTTTCGATTTGCTTCTCTAACCCATCTGGATATACGAGGGAATCGAATACAGAAGCTTCCATACATTGGAGTTCTGGAACACATTGGGCGAATTGTCGAATTGCAGCTGGAAGACAACCCTTGGAATTGTACTTGTGATTTGTTGCCtttgaaagcgtggctggagaaCATGCCTTATAACATCTACATTGGCGAAGCTATCTGTGAGACACCTAGTGACTTGTATGGAAGGCTGTTGAAAGAAACCAACAAGCAAGAGCTGTGCTCCATGGGGACGGGGAGCGACTTCGACGTGCGCGTTCTGCCTCCCTCACAGCTGGAGCCCGGCTACAGCATACCTAATGGCCACACTACGCAGACATCAATGCACAGATTAGTCACAAAGCCTCCAAAAACTACAAATCCTTCTAAGATCTCGGGGATAGTAGCAGGCAAAGCGCTATCTAATCGCAATCTCAGTCAAATTGTATCTTATCAGACGAGGGTGCCTCCTCTAACGCCTTGTCCAGTCCCCTGTGTTTGCAAAACACATCCTTCTGACCTGGGATTAAGTGTAAATTGCCAGGAAAGAAATATAGAGTCAATGGCCGAGCTCGTACCAAAGCCCTTAAGCGCCAAGAAACTGCATGTAAATGGCAATTATATTAAGGATGTGGACACCACAGATTTCACTGAGTTCGAGGGGCTGGATTTACTACATTTAGGCAGCAATCGGATTTCAGTAATCAAAGCAGAAGTTTTCCGCAACCTTACAAATTTACGGAGATTGTATCTCAATGGCAATCAGATAGAGCGTCTGAGCCCAGAAATGTTTGCTGGCCTCCACAATTTGCAATATCTGTATTTGGAATACAATGTTATCAAAGAAATCTTAGCAGGCACTTTTGACTTAATGCCAAATTTGCAGTTGCTCTACCTGAACAACAATCTCCTGCGAAGCTTGCCAGCGTACATTTTTACTGGTGCACCGCTTGCTAGACTGAATCTGAGGAACAATCATTTCATGTATTTACCTGTAAGTGGCGTTCTTGATCAGCTAAAATCTCTGACACAAATTGATTTGGAAGGTAATCCATGGGACTGCACGTGTGATTTAGTTGCTTTAAAGCTGTGGCTTGAAAAACTAAATGAAGGTATTGTGGTGAAGGAGTTGAAATGTGAAACACCTGTACAGTTTGCTAATATTGAACTGAAGTCTCTGAAAAATGAGATCCTCTGTCCTAAACTCTTAAACAAGCCATCTGCTCTGTTCTCTAGTCCTGTGCCTGCTGTCACTTTTACAACACCGCTGGGACCAGTTCGGAGTCCTCCTGGGGGCCCAGTTCCACTGTCCATCCTGATTTTAAGCATATTAGTTGTGCTTATTTTAACAGtgtttgttgctttttgtctTCTTGTTTTTGTGCTTCGGCGCAACAAAAAACCGACTGTAAAGCATGAGGGGATTGGAAACCAAGAATGCAGTTCTATGCAGCTGCAGCTAAGAAAGCATGAtcacaaatcaaacaaaaaagacGGACTAGGTGCGGAGGCCTTCATTCCTCAAACCATTGAGCAGATGAGCAAAAGTCATACCTGTGGCTTAAAGGAGTCTGAAACGGGCTTCACATTTGCCGATCCGCCAGGGCAAAAAGTAATTCTGAGAAATATTAATGACAAGGAGAAAGATTTATTGCATGTGGATACCAGAAAAAGACTTAGCACAATTGATGAACTGGATGAATTATTCCCTGGGAGGGATTCCAATGTATTTATTCAGAATTTTCTCGAGAGTAAAAAAGAATACAACAGCATAGGGGTCAGTGGCTTTGAAATACGTTACCCAGAGAAACAACAAGACAAAAAAACTAAGAAATCTCTAATAGGTGGTAATCATAGTAAAATTGTAGTGGAACAAAGAAAGAGTGAATATTTTGAACTAAAAGCTAAACTTCAGGGTTCACCTGACTACCTTCAAGTCCTTGAAGAACAAACAGCATTGAATAAAATATAGGTCATGCAATCTTATTGCCTACAGAGGACATTTATTTAATGATGAAAGTGCCTTTTGTTGACTTTTAACTTCCAAATACTATATTATATTGATAGGCATAGAGGCAGGTGTATCCAAGGGTATCTGATTAACTGTAGCTGCATATGATTTGTCAAGTAGAGGAGAAATTCTTTAATAGGTTTTACTACATAAAGCTCGTGCCCTGTGGAATCTTGTAGGGATACTGCAAACTCTATTGCCAAAGGGATGCTTTATACACGTTACACTGAATTTAACCTCAAGAGGCATATATGTTTTGTACCTTAAATGCTAAACCTTCGTCTCCTTGTGATTTGTTAGAGCAAACACAAGAAACCTGGTACTGATGTTTGTACCTCAGCTGGGTCCTTCATCCTGCACGTGGATTTAAGTTGGTGGAACTGGAGTAATCCTTTGATTTATGGTGTTGTAATGGCACTGTTTAAAGATTATCTGAAAAGTAACAAGCATGCAAAGAGAGAACATTCGATAGTATGTGTAAATTGGTTACATTTATGGCCTGCATCTTGAAACCACTGGAATTATAATGTTAAATTGtgcaaatatttgtttaaaatataccATGCATTACATACCGATGAAATAAATTTGACCACTTGAAACATACCTGTCTatacataaaatttaaaaaaaaaaaacaacccaacctGGCTTCTGCGGCATTTGTGGtgatctgaagaaaatatttgatgTTTATGCAGAATCTGTTGTAAGACTCATCTCCAATTAAAACTAGAGTTCCTTCTCAGTTACATGGAACACTTGCAACCCTAACAGGTTGTCCAAAATTGTCAAAGTGCTTACTGTGTGAGCGTAGCAGAAACTATTTTTGTAATATAATTCATATTTATGAAATACTTTGTATACTAAGTAGGAAAATATGTACTCCttaatatgtatttaatatgCTTGACTTGTTTCCCTGATCACAATGCATTAATCAttcaatataaataaaaacagaacaatatACCAAACAGAAACTGGGGATGTGATGTATAGAATTATCCAGAATTAAGTGATcaggtataataataataaaattgttCTGTATTATTCTTGTGAAATTAGCATATGATCTTATTTCAGATTTGTTACCAATGgtgcattttaaaatagattcgTTAGATTTTTAGTATTGTGTCTCAGGCAATTACTTGCCATCAGTTGTCTTGCTTTTCAGGGTTCTACAGCTTAATCTAAATAGTTTTCGCTACAAGTATTTACAGGAATTCATGGTAAAGGGtagtattttaattatatatgcATCAATTTCTGTTCTTACTATCTGTCTGACTGCTCTCAGTCAGAAAATCTGTCAGAACAGTAAACCATATGGCAAATCACATCTATTTAAAACCACTCTGTAAAATGAATATAGTGGTCTCAGTTCAGTTCAGAGTATTGTGTAGTTCATATCTATAGGGAGTAAAAACTTGCCTTTGTGAAAGCTGATTCTGAatagctagggaaaaaaaagtagttgggAGAATGGAAAATACCCACTTTATCTCGCAGATAGATGGTAGCTTCAGATGAGAGTAGAGATGTACTGGTAAAGTATCATACAGAAAATCTATACTATGAGATTTAACATAAGTTCATTGATGTGAACAGgaatttttccattcatttcaatgAGTTTTGGATAAGACCCTCTGTCGCCTTTACTTCCAGATCCTTTTTTCTATCCATCTTCTATaatcaataaataaatcaatTAGGATTAGTAGGGAATAAGCATGAATGTTTTTCATGAATTTGAAACTAGCCAATATTACAGCAAGACCCACACTGCTGTGGGGAAGGCTGTATCAGCTTTTGCCATTGCAAACCTCTAATTTCAGGGCTTTATGACACTGCTGTAAAATGTTTATTCTGAACTGATACTTGGCAAACAGCCTGGAGTATATTTtttaacaaacttaaaaaaaaatcagagcttctttatttaaaagaaagtgaaaacaaaaagacattttctacTTTCAGACACATTTATTTATGCTCTTGTAACCTGGAAAGAgggttgttttattattttctccaTAACACAAAGTATATAAATGACTTCAGATAATAAagtgataaaaaataaatggCTTTTATCTTTCAAAAAGCTGCTGTTATCCATGCACAATAATTTACTTAATTCAAAATGTCATAGGGATTTTCAGGAGATGGTTACTATGCATATGTGCATTTTGGCATAGAAAGTTCCTAGCTGCCCGTTGATGCAATACATTGCCAAGGCTTTAAAGAGAGCATTTGAGCTTATTGTTTCAGGAATCTGTGGCTTAAGGGGTGCTGAAGGTACCCGGCCGTGATGTCCTGTCGCGGCTCCGCAGGCAGCTGGGGCACATGGGGTCGCTCGCCCCCactctgccctggctgcaggcTTTGGGGATTTGCCGAGGTGCACTGGGATTTGCCAAGGCATGAAGCTTGTGACACCCTTCGGCACACTGTCACAAGCTGTCGTGCTGTGTCCCATGCCCTTCTGGTGAGAGGCAGTGTTAAAAAAGCATATCAAAAGAGCAAATAAACTAAGAGTCTGAGGTGATGTTAAAACTTATGTGCTTATGATTGGTGTTGCCCTGAGTTAAAAGAACAGTTGGCAAGCGACCGTACCTTCCTCAGCTAGACAAATtgagtttgttttcctctcttcttgtgGTGAAGTCTTCTATTTGCTGATTAAGAGAGGAAGAACTGTACTGTTATACCTATGTCGGGTCAGATTTTCCTGCTCATTGAGGTCCTAAACTGGTAGAGCGTTTCAGCTTAACCTAATCATATGCCGTGGTATTAGTCATGAgcttaaaatgaaatacttgctcAAGAGAGGCTCTTTGGTGAGGCTTTGTCGTTGGCTTCAAAAGGAGCAGGCACAGAAACGTTACTATGTGTAATAATAATCCATAGAGCCCAGTTGTCTAACCACACACCAGTGATTGCTTTTCTCCCGTGAGTTGTCCAGTGACTCTTTTGGGATTATGCAGTTGAGTGTAGGTTCACCAGCATCAATAAAGGTTGCACAGCCTGGACCTTCCCATAGAAATTGTTCCGTAGTGTTTTACATGTATGGTGCAATATGTAGGCCTAATAATGTGAGTAAAGAATGCAGAAGCTGGCAAAACACTATTTCTGTAATATTGTTACTTTGAATGACAACCTTAATGTCAATTTATTTCCTCCATGTTTTGAGACAGTGTATGTGTCTATACAGCAGTTTTAATGTGATGTCCATTCAAATCTACGGTGAGTCTATCATCTGGAAAAGTGACTCTTTGATGTGGCTCAACAGACAGACCTTCCTGCTCGTTATATTGATTTGAGTGGCCATGCTTGTAAAATGGCTGTTAAGACCCATAGACATGAACTAAATCAGTGAAGGTGTTAACATAATCTGTTGTGTTCATTGTATTATAAAgaagtttacatttttaaaaatgaaatcaataaAGTATAATCAtttccttgaaaaagaaaaaatttgtgcAGTTTTGTCAGAAAGCAACTATTATGGTGCCAGAACGCAAGGCCAGTAGACAATTTACATCTTACGTTTAGTGTTCCAGATTAACAGGAAATACATTTGAAATCTAAtattacaaaatctttttttaccatgatttttttttttgaaaaaagccaTAAGGACAGTATAAATTATGAACAGCATGGCCTTGTGAATACTGTTAACAAATGTTTCGGAGTTAACAAAACACACCCAGAACTTGATCGTGGTATAATATCTATAATATCTTTTGCATGATTTGTACATTGATATTGTATGAAATGAGcacagtgagtttttttttttttggttgcatccaaagaagtgggaagaaaatataacaagaatgtatttaaaatcaatctattttgaaataaagtaaagaaaacaaaatgtattgcTTTTACCCTGCTTCGATCATTACTATTTTAGATtagtttataataaaaatagttACTTTTAACATCCAGTCcaatgtaaaacaaagaaaaccattGTTTATGACTTTGGTTTGCCTTCAGCAACATCAAAATATTAGCCAGTATCGACTTAAAAAATCGGGTGAAGTATTAATAAAATTGTTTGGTACAATTGTATCTCGGAAACTTTTTGAATGCCTGCAATATTCTCTTTCAGGTCATTTGTATATGGGAGAGAGCGTCTAATAAGTAGTTAAATATTAATGTATTCTAATCACCTGGGACAGTTTATTTGTTAATATTGTTTAATGAAAGTTTATCCTATTGTCTAACAAAATCCTCTTTGCCTCAGTTATAAAAATAGTCTGTCAGAAGTCAGTGGAACCTTCTGCATTAGTGATGTGAGCAGGATTTCGTTTCTGAGATCATCAACGTAGAAGTGTTTGGACGTTTGGAAGTGTTACGTAGTACGTAATGCTAGGagcatttgttttgatttttttctcccttctcattAATCACCTTGAATAAGACAATTTTGTAGAGGAACAAAATTAATTTATCTTTAATtaatttctgacaaaaaaaaccccaaatcaatCTACACACCTTTTAACCAGGAGTTTTTTCATAAACAAAGTTGAAAAGGCATCTTTAGGTAGTTTAACTTCCAAATTTAGATGTTGTagtaaaaatgttttacaaagtGTAATAAAAATCTTCatggaaggggagaggaagaggaactgTGTCTAGATTAAACATTCTCCTGCTGTGCCAGATTTTACATGCAGTGTAATGGTAGTGATTAAGAATCAGAATGTGTTGTGGACTAGAAGATCAGGActtgatattgattttttttttttcccactgcccACTGCAGTGAAATGCTAGGAGCAAATCTATAGCATTCATGAGGAAAGTAGATGCCTGCTCGTATAGAACTCAATAGGAGTTCTTTCTAAACAACTTGAGGATCAAGAGTAAATATTCAGGTTTTGAAAATCATATACATACATTGTTTTCCTGACTGTAGAGGAACTCGacagttttcttttaatatatttttccattatatATTCTTTATTTCTAATTGCAATTCATTCATCCTTTTGTATTCTGATCGATGCTGTgttgagaaataaaaataggaacGTTAATGCTCAGGGACAAACTCCTCTCAGAAACGAACTTCAATGGAATCAAATCAGACTTAACCTGGTGAACGCAAAAGCAGAAAATTACCATAGTATTTAAGAAGTTGATCTATCACGGAAATCAAAAAGAAGCCAGGTCATATTTTTACTAGAAGTGTAACAAAATTggctcaaagaaagaaaatataaacttGTTTTTTGTTCCATTAATTTATGTGGTAAAgctattattaattttaaataaagaatttaattttaagcacaGAATACAGCGTAGGAGCAGTCCTGCTCGACATCAGTGGGACTCTTCACTGATTCAAGAGCTGTGGGCATTCTGCAGATACAGTGTGGGTACAAAACTATTTAAATTTCCTGTTTTAATACATAGACTTGCATTATACATCAGCTTGCATTAAGATTAGATATTTTATCTTCTCCCGGTAATGGAATAAACTTACCCTACTCCTCTCCCATATTAAAATAGGGACCTTATTGcaagtgttttcattttacagttaaTTTTGTTCATAGTCGTTAGTAATATTTAAGATCTTTTATTTATTGCCTGGAAATAGTGCTTTTTGAGTAGTCTGTTATTTCTAAAATACCACTCTTGTCACAGACTGATGCTATATTATATTGATTTCTTGTGTTCTCTTGATACGAGTTATTATAATCATTTAATACTAAGTAATTTCTTAAGAGCACAAATAATCAGGATAAGAAAAAGATACCTAACTGATGCTatgtatatgttttatatatgtatgtatatgaatgaatgtatgtgtatacatCCATGGGTGTATGTGCCAAGACAGAAACAGGCATAAATCAACACTGATGGGCATACAAGTGTTTACAGGATTGATCCTGTGATCTTTGCTTAATCAGAAGGCAAAAGGTGATGTCCACCTTAGTCAATTTTCCCTATCCACAAGCATTTCATTTCTTGATTTGATCTCATGTCATTTCCTAGAAATGTGTGCCCTATGACCTTCCAGGACATCCTTCTACTTCATGCTCTCATTTCACCTTCCAGTCTTTACAGCTGAATATTTGTCTAGACAAAGATTAATAGCAGTTTGCAGAGAGAAATTGGCTTTgccaatttggaaaaaaaaaaaaaaagagagagacttttcTGGATGGTTTCTAAGTCATGTGAGATAATGTATAATCCAAAACAGTGAGGAATGGGAAACACTTTAAGTTTCCCTTAGGAAGATTAGTGCTGGGCTTTTGAAGATGGAAAATTGTGGGTTTTCATGACTGTAAGGTGTACATTGTAAAGTAAATATGATTCCACCCTTTCAACACTGACAGTTGTACTGTGAGCTAAATCTGCAGATGTCTGCACCTGTTTAGCAAAGCTAGGTTTTGGTATCACTTGTCACTGAATTGTCTTGAACAAATGATTTAGGTTAAAACTGATATTATATGTAATTTTTAATGAGGCTTTTTACCAACATGTCGatacatgtgtgtatgcataGTCTTTGGGTATGGAGGTTATTCCATATCTAATATTTAATGAACAATTTTTTTGGTAGAGACTTTCTTCATGAGATAGATACATTAGTGCTCACATCTAAATATGAGTGGCTGCACAGTAAGTGCATCTCAGTGAGCAAAGTCACGAAGGGCAGAGTGTTTTGACAGATTTTTGAGCTCTTCACTGcaagaaactgcaggaaacaatGTGCTGTACAGCAGATTTCCCTGCTCCCCGGCAGGATTTCATAGACTCTACGAGTCCTTCTCAGCAGGGTATTCCTCTTGTCTACTGTTTACACACTGCAAATAGGACACCAGGTAGCCAGTCTGGTGTATGTGCAGTCTGTGTTTGCTTATAcccaaaaataattttgaggaaaAGGATGGGagaacttttctgaaaagcaaaacaggctgaatttgaatttttcagaactgaaatagaaaaatattttttaaagagtggTCACATTGTTggatcattttctgtattttggaagtattttgctgagagagagaaaagcaagtagctaattttatatttttagcatGCAGCTTTTGAactttttcagttcttcagttaAAATATGCCCTGGGAGCCAAGGGACTCATAGGTGCAGCTGAGGGCACAATTTAGCTGCAAAGATACATCCTAATTGTCTTGCTGCCTTCTGCACAGTAGAAATTAAATGCAAGGGTTTGAACGTTCCCCTCTCTGTTTGCTTTAATTGGAGTTAGAGCAGTCCCATTCTTCAGGACCAGTCTTCAAGGTCTGATCTTGCAGCCAGAGGTATGTCTGCAGACTGATGAAGCTGGTGGTATGACTGCAAACGTCATACCAGGGGATCATGCCTCTGGATGGAGGTAGTACTGTGTAATAAATGGGATTCTTACAGTTTCTTTTCTGACTGTTGCCGTGCAGTTATACTGCTTTCTACTAGTGAAGACCTTTACTTTTGGGATCAGTCTCAAAAAACTGGTAGGCTTACAAATGTGATCAGGGGATTTGTCCAGATATTTAGAAAACAACTTTTAGTTCTCATGGTTTCCTAAGATGTAAATGAAGCAACAGTATTATGAATAACCTATAATTAAGCTCTCTTTTTATTCAGTGAAAATAGCCTTTGCCTTAATTAggagaaatattcagaaaatactTTGAGAGAATTGGGATAttgccaataaataaataaaaaattctgtaATCCTTACTCAAGAATATCAGCCATGAAAGGACTAGAAGGTTTTATCTTTTAAGCAGCTTCCCCTAGAATTTGGACTTTCACTCTAGCTGTTGGAGCAATGCCATGAACGTGATTTTGTGATGTGGTTGCAATAGTCACATACATAGTTAAGTGACGGGCAGAAGCAATGGTCAACAAGAACAGCAGGAGTCTGACACATACAATATATAGCTTTGTTAAGTAATTTAAACTCCCTTCCACCACTTCAGCATATGACAGCAAAGATAGTAAggattatatattttaaagcgTGTTGGTTAGGATTCACTTACATTTGTTATgtgctttcaaaatgaaagcagtatGCAAATGCTGAGTATTACCAGCATACAATCCATTTCAAAAGGGGAATACCATTGTACTGTACATAGTACTCTGTTGTTCAGATTCAGATATATCACTGAAAATGAGTGAGCTGGGTTTTCCTTTCTGTATACTTTCCTCCTTCACCCGTTGAATAAGCCTGTTTTCTCTATACAGAGCAGTAGAACTCTCAGTCATgtgcaagaaaatatttaagccTAAAAAAGATAAGCGAATGTGTTCCCTCCAAAGAGAACATCTGCAATATaataaaataactcttttttttcatgAATACAAAATTGGCACCTGTGGCAGTTTCAGCTTATGCTTGCGAGTTG
Encoded here:
- the SLITRK4 gene encoding SLIT and NTRK-like protein 4 isoform X1 — protein: MKGKGQVGKRGNGEDSLSLFRSLRLLADRKKMFLWLFLVLSSPVSSTTADADISVEICNVCSCVSVENVLYVNCEKVAVYRPNQLKPPWSNFYHLNFQNNLLIVLYPNTFLNFTHAVSLQLGNNKLQNIEGGAFLGLSALKQLHLNNNELKILRADTFLGIENLEYLQADYNLIKFIERGAFNKLHKLKVLILNDNLISFLPDNIFRFASLTHLDIRGNRIQKLPYIGVLEHIGRIVELQLEDNPWNCTCDLLPLKAWLENMPYNIYIGEAICETPSDLYGRLLKETNKQELCSMGTGSDFDVRVLPPSQLEPGYSIPNGHTTQTSMHRLVTKPPKTTNPSKISGIVAGKALSNRNLSQIVSYQTRVPPLTPCPVPCVCKTHPSDLGLSVNCQERNIESMAELVPKPLSAKKLHVNGNYIKDVDTTDFTEFEGLDLLHLGSNRISVIKAEVFRNLTNLRRLYLNGNQIERLSPEMFAGLHNLQYLYLEYNVIKEILAGTFDLMPNLQLLYLNNNLLRSLPAYIFTGAPLARLNLRNNHFMYLPVSGVLDQLKSLTQIDLEGNPWDCTCDLVALKLWLEKLNEGIVVKELKCETPVQFANIELKSLKNEILCPKLLNKPSALFSSPVPAVTFTTPLGPVRSPPGGPVPLSILILSILVVLILTVFVAFCLLVFVLRRNKKPTVKHEGIGNQECSSMQLQLRKHDHKSNKKDGLGAEAFIPQTIEQMSKSHTCGLKESETGFTFADPPGQKVILRNINDKEKDLLHVDTRKRLSTIDELDELFPGRDSNVFIQNFLESKKEYNSIGVSGFEIRYPEKQQDKKTKKSLIGGNHSKIVVEQRKSEYFELKAKLQGSPDYLQVLEEQTALNKI
- the SLITRK4 gene encoding SLIT and NTRK-like protein 4 isoform X2 → MFLWLFLVLSSPVSSTTADADISVEICNVCSCVSVENVLYVNCEKVAVYRPNQLKPPWSNFYHLNFQNNLLIVLYPNTFLNFTHAVSLQLGNNKLQNIEGGAFLGLSALKQLHLNNNELKILRADTFLGIENLEYLQADYNLIKFIERGAFNKLHKLKVLILNDNLISFLPDNIFRFASLTHLDIRGNRIQKLPYIGVLEHIGRIVELQLEDNPWNCTCDLLPLKAWLENMPYNIYIGEAICETPSDLYGRLLKETNKQELCSMGTGSDFDVRVLPPSQLEPGYSIPNGHTTQTSMHRLVTKPPKTTNPSKISGIVAGKALSNRNLSQIVSYQTRVPPLTPCPVPCVCKTHPSDLGLSVNCQERNIESMAELVPKPLSAKKLHVNGNYIKDVDTTDFTEFEGLDLLHLGSNRISVIKAEVFRNLTNLRRLYLNGNQIERLSPEMFAGLHNLQYLYLEYNVIKEILAGTFDLMPNLQLLYLNNNLLRSLPAYIFTGAPLARLNLRNNHFMYLPVSGVLDQLKSLTQIDLEGNPWDCTCDLVALKLWLEKLNEGIVVKELKCETPVQFANIELKSLKNEILCPKLLNKPSALFSSPVPAVTFTTPLGPVRSPPGGPVPLSILILSILVVLILTVFVAFCLLVFVLRRNKKPTVKHEGIGNQECSSMQLQLRKHDHKSNKKDGLGAEAFIPQTIEQMSKSHTCGLKESETGFTFADPPGQKVILRNINDKEKDLLHVDTRKRLSTIDELDELFPGRDSNVFIQNFLESKKEYNSIGVSGFEIRYPEKQQDKKTKKSLIGGNHSKIVVEQRKSEYFELKAKLQGSPDYLQVLEEQTALNKI